In Anaerobranca californiensis DSM 14826, the following are encoded in one genomic region:
- a CDS encoding energy-coupling factor transporter ATPase encodes MGNIIEVKNLVHYYNKGKENQLTALKGVNLSIKEGEFVVIIGHNGSGKSTLAKHFNGLLEPHSGEVYIGGKLISNEEDYYVARQTVGLVFQNPDNQIIATIVEEDVAFGPENLGLPQKVIIQRVDEALKLVGMERYRKHPPHLLSGGQKQRIAIAGILAMLPKCICLDEPTAMLDPQGRREVMETIYLLNKEQGITIVHITHHMEEAALADRVIVMESGEIVMEGTPKEIFKEVERLRELGLDVPVVTELVYDLNKEGYNIPRDIITVEELVNFLCQ; translated from the coding sequence ATGGGTAATATAATAGAAGTCAAAAATTTAGTACATTACTATAATAAAGGGAAAGAAAACCAGTTAACTGCTCTAAAAGGAGTAAACCTTTCTATCAAAGAAGGGGAATTTGTAGTAATTATCGGTCACAATGGGTCTGGAAAATCTACTTTAGCTAAGCATTTTAATGGACTGTTAGAACCCCATTCAGGGGAAGTCTATATTGGAGGAAAGCTAATCTCCAATGAAGAAGACTACTATGTAGCCAGACAAACGGTGGGGTTAGTCTTTCAAAATCCTGACAATCAGATAATTGCCACAATTGTTGAAGAAGATGTCGCTTTCGGGCCAGAAAATTTAGGTTTACCACAGAAAGTTATAATCCAAAGGGTAGATGAAGCTTTAAAGTTAGTAGGGATGGAGCGATATCGGAAACATCCCCCCCATCTCTTATCTGGAGGGCAAAAGCAGAGGATTGCCATAGCCGGTATATTAGCGATGCTGCCTAAATGTATTTGCCTAGATGAACCCACTGCAATGCTGGATCCACAAGGTAGAAGGGAAGTTATGGAAACTATTTATCTTTTAAACAAAGAACAAGGGATAACAATTGTCCATATCACCCACCATATGGAAGAAGCAGCTTTGGCAGATAGGGTTATAGTAATGGAAAGTGGAGAAATTGTCATGGAAGGGACCCCGAAAGAGATCTTTAAAGAGGTGGAAAGGCTAAGGGAATTAGGTTTGGACGTACCTGTAGTAACGGAACTAGTATATGACTTAAACAAAGAAGGTTATAATATACCAAGGGATATTATAACAGTAGAAGAGTTGGTGAATTTTTTATGCCAATAG
- the rpsI gene encoding 30S ribosomal protein S9 translates to MAYIGTGRRKTSVARVRLVPGEGNILINKRDIDNYFGGLETLKLIVKQPLELTKTLGQFDVLVNVYGGGVSGQAGAIRHGISRALLKVDPNYRPVLKKAGFLTRDPRMVERKKYGLKKARRAPQFSKR, encoded by the coding sequence ATGGCTTATATTGGAACTGGTCGTCGAAAAACATCTGTAGCTAGAGTACGCTTAGTACCTGGTGAAGGAAATATATTGATAAACAAAAGAGATATTGATAATTATTTTGGTGGTTTAGAAACACTAAAACTTATCGTTAAACAACCACTTGAACTTACTAAAACATTAGGACAATTTGATGTATTAGTAAATGTATATGGTGGCGGTGTTTCTGGTCAAGCAGGTGCTATTCGCCACGGTATCTCTAGAGCTCTTCTTAAAGTAGATCCTAACTATAGACCTGTTTTAAAGAAAGCTGGTTTCTTAACAAGGGACCCAAGAATGGTAGAGAGAAAGAAATACGGTTTGAAAAAAGCCCGCCGTGCACCACAATTCTCCAAACGTTAA
- a CDS encoding energy-coupling factor transporter transmembrane component T family protein: MSLLKGITIGQYLPGDSFIHNLDPRIKILITVILITTLFFINTFYGYLLLLILLYIMVRVSKISFSTIIKGLKPLWFLIGFTLIIHTFFTKGPENDTLLQLGRFSIDRYGIRQGVFMASRLALLVMNTSLLTLTTSPIALTDAIEGLLSPFKKAGVPAHELAMMMTIALRFIPTLLEETDKIMKAQMARGADFESGNIFQRAKALVPLLVPLFVSAFRRADELAMAMESRCYRGGTGRTRMKVLKTTIKDYLAFLGILALLITVIVTGI; the protein is encoded by the coding sequence ATGTCACTACTTAAAGGTATTACCATAGGACAATACCTTCCTGGAGATTCATTTATTCATAACCTTGACCCAAGGATAAAAATTCTCATTACCGTCATCCTCATTACTACCTTGTTTTTTATAAATACCTTTTACGGCTACCTATTGCTATTGATTTTATTGTATATCATGGTAAGGGTTTCTAAAATTTCTTTTTCTACCATTATTAAAGGGTTAAAACCTCTGTGGTTTTTAATAGGGTTTACCTTGATTATCCATACCTTCTTTACAAAGGGACCGGAAAATGATACTTTACTACAACTAGGTAGATTTTCCATTGATAGATATGGAATTAGGCAAGGTGTATTCATGGCTTCAAGATTGGCTCTATTAGTTATGAATACCTCTTTACTAACTTTAACTACATCTCCTATCGCTTTGACCGATGCCATTGAAGGTTTACTTTCACCTTTTAAAAAAGCGGGAGTACCGGCCCATGAATTAGCTATGATGATGACCATCGCCTTGAGGTTTATCCCTACCCTTTTAGAAGAGACTGATAAAATTATGAAAGCACAGATGGCAAGGGGTGCGGATTTTGAATCAGGGAATATCTTCCAACGGGCTAAAGCATTAGTACCCCTATTAGTTCCATTGTTTGTCAGTGCATTTAGAAGGGCAGATGAGTTAGCTATGGCTATGGAGTCAAGGTGCTACAGAGGCGGTACAGGGAGAACGAGGATGAAAGTTTTGAAAACCACAATAAAAGACTACTTAGCCTTTTTAGGAATTTTAGCTTTATTAATAACTGTTATAGTGACGGGGATATAA
- a CDS encoding N-acetylmuramoyl-L-alanine amidase, which translates to MINKISYYCLFIFIILSLCISKHKAVTTNYITETAGNGKIIVAVDAGHGGYDPGTIIDNVKEKEINLAIALKLKEVLLINGFEVVMTREEDKDFLETRTGPKKQQDMLKRKEIIEKTGAQFLISIHANSISSPQWKGAQTFYDKDKEQSKELANIIQKHLKTNTGTHRQAKAMDFYLTRELDIIGALVEIGFLSNPEERVKLQQEEYQYKLAWSIFSGLMEFLQCNR; encoded by the coding sequence TTGATTAACAAAATATCTTATTATTGTTTGTTTATATTTATTATTTTAAGTTTATGTATCAGTAAACACAAAGCCGTTACAACTAATTACATAACTGAAACTGCTGGAAATGGGAAAATTATAGTGGCAGTAGATGCAGGACATGGAGGCTATGATCCAGGTACAATTATAGACAATGTCAAGGAAAAGGAGATCAATTTAGCTATTGCCTTAAAACTCAAAGAAGTATTGTTAATCAATGGTTTTGAAGTGGTGATGACTAGAGAAGAAGATAAAGACTTTTTAGAAACCCGAACTGGACCTAAAAAGCAGCAAGACATGTTAAAAAGAAAGGAAATCATTGAAAAAACCGGTGCCCAATTTTTAATTAGTATTCATGCAAACAGCATTTCTTCACCCCAATGGAAAGGTGCCCAAACCTTCTATGATAAAGATAAAGAACAGTCGAAAGAACTTGCTAACATCATCCAAAAACACCTAAAAACAAACACGGGAACACATCGTCAAGCAAAGGCCATGGATTTTTATTTAACACGGGAACTAGATATTATAGGTGCATTGGTGGAAATCGGCTTTTTATCAAATCCAGAGGAAAGGGTAAAACTTCAGCAAGAAGAATATCAATATAAATTGGCTTGGAGTATCTTTTCAGGTCTGATGGAATTTCTACAATGTAATAGATAA
- a CDS encoding sigma-54 interaction domain-containing protein, which produces MDVGKIKELIERLPFTITDKQGKTLYTSKSFKESELKNCQLYSKEVGDGFILNLYLEENPIDKILKHNFENILNSIDEGIHIVDKKGETIFYNPTMAQMEGMEGHQVLYKDVLAMFPSLTPDTSTIHRVLKTKKAIYDQVQSYTNYKGQRIVTINTTVPLYNNGEFVGVLEISKNVTRLQELAEKIVDLQQQLYTTKDKKGETENFTFNHIIGESDKLKKIIEYGKRAAKTDSSILIYGETGTGKELFAQSIHYASKRRNKPFIAQNCAALPESLLEGILFGTVKGSFTGAVDRPGLLQQADGGTLLLDEINSMGLDLQAKLLRVLQDKKVRPIGSTKEIPVDVRIIATTNTEPRESVRNNKIRQDLYYRLAVVNIEIPPLRERRNDIILLTKHFIEKYKRQFDIKDVRISKEVMNLFYNYPWPGNVRELQHVIEGAINILPEDHIITVDILPKHLQQWVDTKPKPKTLPELLEKMEVEAITEKLKELNGNISKTAEELGISRQNLQYKLKKYKIHI; this is translated from the coding sequence ATGGATGTTGGAAAAATAAAAGAACTAATAGAAAGATTGCCCTTTACCATTACCGATAAACAGGGTAAAACTCTGTACACATCAAAATCCTTTAAAGAAAGTGAGCTAAAAAATTGCCAACTATATTCTAAAGAAGTAGGGGATGGCTTTATTCTAAATCTCTACCTAGAAGAAAACCCCATTGACAAGATATTGAAACATAATTTCGAAAATATCCTAAATTCCATTGATGAAGGAATTCATATTGTAGATAAAAAGGGTGAAACCATTTTTTATAACCCTACTATGGCCCAAATGGAAGGGATGGAAGGACATCAAGTGCTATATAAAGATGTCTTAGCCATGTTTCCCTCCCTTACCCCAGATACCAGCACTATCCATAGGGTATTAAAAACTAAAAAAGCCATTTACGATCAAGTTCAATCATACACCAATTACAAAGGTCAGAGGATAGTTACAATCAATACAACGGTACCCCTTTACAATAACGGTGAATTTGTAGGGGTATTGGAAATCTCTAAAAATGTCACAAGGTTGCAGGAGCTGGCAGAAAAGATTGTGGACTTACAACAACAACTTTACACCACCAAGGACAAAAAAGGAGAGACGGAAAATTTCACCTTTAACCACATTATAGGTGAAAGCGATAAATTAAAAAAGATTATCGAATACGGTAAAAGGGCAGCTAAAACTGATTCCTCTATTTTAATATATGGTGAAACAGGGACGGGAAAAGAACTTTTCGCCCAAAGTATTCACTACGCCAGTAAAAGGAGGAACAAACCCTTTATAGCCCAAAATTGTGCAGCACTGCCGGAATCCCTATTAGAAGGCATTTTATTTGGCACTGTCAAAGGTAGCTTTACAGGGGCAGTGGATAGGCCAGGCCTTTTACAGCAAGCGGACGGTGGAACCCTTTTACTAGATGAAATAAACTCCATGGGACTAGATTTACAAGCAAAACTTTTAAGGGTGTTACAAGATAAAAAAGTCCGGCCAATAGGTAGTACTAAAGAAATCCCCGTTGATGTCAGGATAATTGCCACTACCAATACAGAACCGAGGGAAAGTGTCAGGAATAATAAAATTAGACAAGACCTTTATTATCGTTTAGCGGTAGTAAACATTGAGATACCCCCTTTAAGGGAAAGGCGGAATGATATAATTCTCCTGACAAAACATTTTATAGAAAAATATAAAAGGCAGTTTGATATTAAAGATGTCAGAATCAGTAAAGAAGTGATGAACCTCTTTTATAATTACCCTTGGCCTGGTAATGTCAGAGAACTTCAACATGTAATCGAAGGTGCCATCAACATCCTTCCAGAGGATCATATAATTACTGTAGATATTTTACCAAAACACCTACAGCAGTGGGTTGACACTAAACCTAAACCTAAAACTTTACCAGAGCTTTTAGAAAAAATGGAAGTAGAAGCTATAACTGAAAAACTCAAAGAACTAAATGGCAATATTTCCAAAACAGCAGAAGAATTAGGGATATCTAGACAAAATTTACAATACAAATTAAAAAAATATAAAATCCACATCTGA
- a CDS encoding energy-coupling factor transporter ATPase, producing MPIVVENLTHIYSPGTPFEVVALKDVSIKIEEGEFIGLIGHTGSGKSTLIQHLNGLLKPTSGKVKVDNLDLTEKTTKLKDIRRKVGLVFQYPESQLFEETVELDIAFGPKNLGYNEKQVLKKVKKSLEWVNLNYDEVKDRSPFELSGGQMRKVAIAGVLAMEPKYLILDEPTAGLDPRSRDDMLGKLKKLHQELKITIILVSHSMDEIAELVDRIIVMDGGKVFADGKPEEVFAKRDDLIRIGLEVPPVTQLILKLKELNLPVNPRVYKRSEAKEELKKILGGWNHVTT from the coding sequence ATGCCAATAGTAGTGGAAAACTTAACCCATATTTATTCACCGGGGACACCCTTTGAAGTAGTGGCATTAAAGGATGTCAGTATCAAGATCGAAGAAGGGGAGTTTATTGGACTTATTGGTCACACCGGCTCAGGTAAATCAACACTTATTCAACACCTTAATGGCTTACTCAAACCTACATCAGGTAAAGTAAAAGTAGACAACTTAGACTTGACTGAAAAAACTACAAAACTAAAGGATATCCGCAGAAAAGTTGGTTTAGTTTTCCAGTATCCTGAAAGTCAGCTTTTTGAAGAAACAGTGGAATTGGATATAGCCTTCGGTCCTAAAAATTTAGGTTATAATGAAAAGCAGGTACTAAAAAAAGTAAAAAAATCCTTAGAATGGGTAAATTTGAACTATGATGAAGTGAAGGACCGTTCACCCTTTGAACTCAGTGGAGGGCAGATGCGGAAAGTTGCCATAGCCGGGGTATTGGCAATGGAGCCAAAATACTTGATATTAGATGAGCCGACAGCAGGCCTAGATCCAAGGTCAAGGGATGATATGTTAGGGAAACTGAAAAAACTTCATCAAGAATTAAAAATCACCATAATCTTAGTTTCCCACTCTATGGATGAAATAGCTGAACTGGTAGATAGGATCATTGTAATGGATGGTGGCAAAGTCTTTGCCGATGGTAAGCCGGAAGAGGTCTTTGCAAAAAGGGATGACCTTATAAGGATTGGTTTAGAGGTTCCACCGGTTACACAACTGATCCTAAAACTTAAAGAGCTAAATCTTCCAGTAAATCCTAGGGTCTATAAAAGGTCAGAAGCTAAAGAAGAATTAAAGAAAATATTAGGTGGGTGGAACCATGTCACTACTTAA
- the ord gene encoding 2,4-diaminopentanoate dehydrogenase, protein MSVKVIHWGLGAMGGGMAELIAKKSGIQSVGAIDLDPNKVGKPLGEIFEGQAMDVIIQREPEQVLSVDADLVLIATGSFTKEVFPQIKQAVESKKNVICIAEEMAYPEQQERELAKEIDRLAKEHNVTVLGTGINPGFVLDTLIIALTGVCTHVEKIEAARINDLSPFGPTVMKTQGVGTTVEEFKKGIEEGYIVGHVGFPESMGLIAKALGWELDEIKETKEPIISKTYRKTKYVEVYPGMVAGCKHIAYGIMDGKTVIKLEHPQQVLPELEGVETGDYINIYGTPNVNMAIKPEIPGGIGTIAMAVNSIINVIKAKPGLTNMAELPVPRAIMGDIEKMLKTRS, encoded by the coding sequence ATGTCAGTTAAAGTTATTCACTGGGGTTTAGGTGCAATGGGTGGAGGTATGGCTGAACTAATAGCTAAAAAGTCAGGAATTCAATCGGTAGGTGCCATTGATCTAGATCCTAACAAAGTCGGTAAACCTTTAGGTGAAATTTTCGAAGGTCAAGCTATGGATGTAATTATCCAAAGGGAACCAGAACAAGTCCTCTCTGTAGATGCCGATCTTGTCCTTATTGCTACCGGTTCCTTTACCAAGGAAGTTTTTCCCCAAATTAAACAAGCCGTTGAAAGCAAGAAAAATGTCATCTGTATCGCTGAAGAAATGGCCTATCCAGAGCAGCAAGAAAGGGAATTGGCTAAGGAAATAGACCGCTTAGCTAAAGAACATAATGTGACGGTTCTCGGTACTGGAATAAACCCTGGTTTTGTACTTGATACTTTAATTATAGCTTTAACTGGAGTTTGTACCCACGTAGAAAAGATTGAAGCTGCCCGGATCAATGACTTATCACCTTTTGGGCCTACAGTGATGAAAACCCAAGGGGTGGGGACTACAGTGGAAGAATTTAAAAAAGGAATAGAAGAAGGTTATATAGTAGGTCACGTTGGTTTCCCCGAATCTATGGGTTTAATTGCTAAGGCTTTAGGATGGGAATTAGATGAAATCAAAGAAACAAAAGAACCGATAATTTCCAAAACATATAGAAAAACTAAGTATGTGGAAGTATACCCTGGAATGGTAGCAGGGTGTAAACACATCGCCTATGGGATAATGGATGGTAAAACAGTAATCAAACTAGAACATCCTCAACAGGTATTGCCGGAACTTGAAGGTGTAGAAACGGGAGATTACATCAATATCTATGGTACCCCAAATGTCAATATGGCAATAAAACCTGAAATACCAGGGGGAATAGGTACAATAGCTATGGCGGTAAATTCCATTATCAATGTCATTAAAGCTAAACCTGGTTTAACTAATATGGCAGAACTTCCAGTGCCTAGGGCAATTATGGGAGATATAGAGAAAATGTTAAAAACGAGGAGTTGA
- the truA gene encoding tRNA pseudouridine(38-40) synthase TruA gives MFNTKLVIAYKGTNYCGFQVQNKSNNPTIQHYLNGALTKIFGEEITTHMASRTDAGVHANGQVVNFKHLKDRLPEPQRLIMAINANLPKDIRVLEAEKVSLDFHSRYNAKGKLYSYTIDNHIAQRPLTKEFTWHVPQPLQLENIKKGAKYFLGTHDFTSFRGSGATTKTTVRTITDFQVLEENRYIKFLIEGNGFLYNMVRIIAGTLIEVGKGKIKAEEIPRIIEVKDRKKAGPTAPPQGLILEKIYY, from the coding sequence ATGTTTAATACAAAATTGGTAATTGCCTATAAAGGAACTAACTATTGTGGTTTTCAGGTGCAAAACAAAAGTAATAACCCAACTATCCAACACTACCTTAACGGGGCATTGACGAAAATTTTTGGAGAAGAAATAACGACCCATATGGCTAGTAGAACCGACGCTGGAGTTCATGCCAATGGCCAGGTAGTTAATTTTAAACATCTCAAAGACAGGCTCCCTGAACCACAGCGGCTAATTATGGCGATAAATGCTAATTTACCTAAAGATATCAGGGTATTAGAGGCAGAAAAAGTGAGCTTGGATTTTCACAGTAGATATAATGCTAAGGGGAAACTATATAGCTATACAATTGATAACCATATAGCTCAAAGACCTTTAACAAAAGAATTTACTTGGCATGTTCCCCAACCTCTACAACTAGAAAATATAAAAAAAGGGGCCAAATATTTTTTAGGTACCCATGATTTCACTAGTTTTAGAGGTTCTGGTGCAACGACAAAGACAACTGTTAGGACGATAACAGACTTTCAAGTGTTAGAAGAAAACCGTTATATTAAATTCCTCATTGAAGGGAACGGTTTTTTGTACAACATGGTGAGGATAATAGCTGGGACATTAATAGAGGTCGGTAAGGGGAAAATCAAGGCTGAAGAAATTCCTAGAATAATCGAAGTAAAGGATCGGAAAAAAGCCGGCCCTACTGCTCCGCCCCAAGGTCTAATCCTTGAAAAAATTTATTATTAA
- a CDS encoding DNA-directed RNA polymerase subunit alpha — MIEIEKTKIECTKLSEDNTFGEFVVEPLERGYGTTLGNSLRRILLSSLPGAAVTSVKIDGVLHEFSTIPGVKEDTTEIILNLKQLSLKIHNGQPKTLRLDFEGPGFAKAGDISHDNDVEILNPDHIIAYVAEGGKLGMDINVSPGRGYVPAERNKSPNDPIGLIVVDSIFTPIRRVQYSVTDTRVGQITNYDKLTLQVTTDGSIRPDEAISLAAKIMKEHLELFIDLTHTVSEIEVMVEKEENQKEKAYQMTIEELDFSVRSYNCLKRAGINYVEELTQKTEAEMMKVRNLGRKSLEEVIQKLNELGLSLKKEEE, encoded by the coding sequence TTGATTGAAATCGAAAAAACCAAAATTGAGTGTACAAAGTTATCGGAAGATAACACCTTTGGTGAGTTTGTAGTTGAACCTTTAGAGAGAGGTTATGGTACAACATTAGGAAACTCATTAAGGAGAATATTACTATCATCACTTCCTGGCGCTGCTGTCACCAGTGTCAAGATCGATGGAGTACTCCATGAATTCTCTACTATTCCAGGTGTTAAAGAAGATACCACAGAAATAATCTTAAATTTAAAACAACTTTCACTAAAAATCCACAATGGTCAGCCTAAAACATTGAGGCTTGACTTTGAGGGTCCTGGTTTTGCTAAAGCAGGGGATATCTCCCATGATAATGATGTTGAAATCCTAAACCCTGACCACATAATAGCCTATGTAGCTGAAGGTGGGAAATTAGGTATGGATATCAATGTCTCTCCAGGTAGGGGATATGTTCCTGCAGAGAGAAACAAATCACCAAATGATCCAATTGGCTTAATTGTTGTGGATTCAATCTTTACACCTATTAGAAGGGTTCAGTATTCTGTTACTGATACCAGGGTTGGACAAATCACAAACTATGATAAATTAACCCTACAAGTTACCACTGATGGAAGTATAAGACCAGATGAAGCAATTAGCTTAGCAGCAAAAATAATGAAAGAACACTTAGAGTTGTTTATTGATTTAACCCATACTGTCAGTGAAATAGAAGTAATGGTTGAAAAAGAGGAAAATCAAAAGGAAAAAGCCTACCAAATGACCATTGAAGAGTTAGACTTCTCAGTTAGATCATATAACTGCTTAAAAAGAGCGGGAATCAATTATGTAGAAGAATTAACTCAAAAAACTGAAGCAGAAATGATGAAAGTCAGAAACCTAGGTAGGAAATCCTTAGAAGAAGTTATTCAAAAGCTAAATGAATTGGGACTATCCCTTAAGAAAGAAGAAGAGTAA
- the ortB gene encoding 2-amino-4-oxopentanoate thiolase subunit OrtB yields MDNSYQGVMARKNEIMKKAIGIDYSQFQLTPLAFDYEKMMAYGGYTIEKIREIQKEQGVGNTPLYELKNITKLVRKLSPKGKGARIFLKDEGANPSGSFKARRAAISVYHAKKNGYKGVVAATSGNYGAAVASQAAMQNLDCIIIQEAFDSKGVYQPEIMEKGRACEAYGSEVLQLSVGPELFYVFLRTLEETGYFNASLYTPFGIAGIETLGIELAEQIMERTGRKPDKVVVTHAGGGNLTGTARGLKKAGCEETEIIGASIDLEGLHMASDGDFNRKSFTTGHTGFGVPFATWPDRADVPKNAARPLRYMDRYVTVTQGEAFYVTEMLAILEGLERGPAGNTSLAAAIPLAMEMDEDQIIVVQETEYTGAGKHLNAQLSFAIKNGIDVYLGEPRESVPGKSIVLPEHPRQLSVKEYSLDRLRATYLKNIKQNFDINSFTEIDWQFLQAELNTSLDNIKKLLSGKE; encoded by the coding sequence ATGGACAATAGCTATCAAGGAGTTATGGCGAGGAAAAATGAAATAATGAAAAAGGCTATTGGCATAGATTATTCCCAATTTCAGTTAACACCTTTAGCCTTTGATTATGAAAAAATGATGGCCTATGGAGGTTATACAATAGAAAAAATCAGGGAAATTCAAAAAGAACAAGGGGTTGGCAATACTCCCCTTTACGAACTAAAAAATATCACAAAATTAGTTCGGAAACTCTCTCCAAAAGGGAAAGGGGCAAGGATTTTCCTGAAAGATGAAGGGGCAAACCCATCCGGTTCCTTCAAAGCCAGAAGGGCTGCAATCTCAGTATACCACGCCAAGAAAAATGGCTACAAAGGAGTGGTAGCTGCCACCAGTGGTAATTACGGGGCCGCTGTAGCCTCACAAGCAGCAATGCAAAATTTAGACTGTATTATTATTCAAGAAGCCTTTGACAGTAAAGGTGTTTATCAACCAGAGATTATGGAAAAGGGCAGAGCCTGTGAAGCCTATGGTAGTGAAGTATTACAACTTTCTGTAGGTCCAGAACTATTTTACGTTTTTTTGAGAACACTAGAGGAAACAGGTTACTTTAATGCCTCCCTTTACACACCCTTTGGGATAGCAGGTATTGAAACATTAGGAATAGAATTGGCAGAACAAATTATGGAAAGGACAGGACGGAAACCTGATAAAGTAGTGGTAACCCATGCAGGGGGAGGAAACTTGACGGGAACGGCCAGGGGTTTAAAAAAAGCAGGCTGTGAAGAAACGGAAATAATTGGAGCAAGTATTGACTTAGAAGGATTACACATGGCCAGCGATGGTGATTTTAATAGGAAGTCCTTTACAACTGGACACACTGGTTTTGGAGTGCCTTTTGCCACATGGCCGGACAGGGCAGATGTACCGAAAAATGCAGCAAGACCTTTAAGGTATATGGATAGATATGTCACCGTTACCCAAGGAGAAGCCTTTTATGTAACTGAAATGTTAGCTATTTTAGAAGGCCTAGAAAGGGGCCCGGCAGGTAATACTTCTTTAGCTGCAGCTATTCCCTTAGCTATGGAAATGGATGAAGATCAAATAATCGTTGTACAGGAAACTGAGTATACTGGAGCCGGTAAGCATTTAAATGCCCAACTTTCCTTTGCCATCAAAAATGGTATTGATGTTTACTTAGGTGAGCCGAGGGAAAGCGTTCCAGGGAAATCCATAGTTTTACCGGAACATCCAAGGCAGCTTTCAGTAAAGGAATATTCCCTAGATAGACTCAGGGCAACTTACCTAAAAAACATAAAACAAAATTTTGATATAAATAGTTTTACTGAAATAGATTGGCAGTTTTTACAAGCAGAACTTAATACAAGTTTAGACAATATCAAAAAATTATTATCAGGGAAGGAGTAG
- the ortA gene encoding 2-amino-4-oxopentanoate thiolase subunit OrtA: MEKIPQGTYVEITKEVLPKGERAPQVPSDTQNTPLLLKVKGFLQTPSIVGEEVEIKTVLGRKITGVLTNPNPRYTHDFGDVVPQLFKVRESIKNFMKSGDGHGQ, encoded by the coding sequence ATGGAGAAAATTCCCCAAGGAACATATGTAGAGATAACAAAAGAAGTGCTACCTAAAGGTGAAAGGGCACCACAGGTCCCTTCAGATACTCAGAATACCCCCTTACTCCTAAAAGTAAAAGGGTTTCTACAGACACCTAGTATTGTTGGAGAAGAAGTGGAAATAAAAACGGTATTAGGCAGAAAAATCACAGGGGTTTTAACTAACCCTAATCCCCGATATACCCATGATTTTGGAGATGTAGTTCCACAGTTATTTAAGGTTAGAGAAAGTATAAAAAATTTTATGAAGTCAGGTGATGGCCATGGACAATAG
- the rplM gene encoding 50S ribosomal protein L13 produces MRTTFLAKANEVERKWYVVDAEGKTLGRLASEVATILRGKHKAIYTPNVDTGDHVIIINAEKAVLTGNKLKNKIHYRHSNYPGGLKATTYEVLMKEKPERALYLAVKGMLPHNKLGRKMLKKLRVYRGPHHNHEAQQPQMWQPRGF; encoded by the coding sequence ATGCGGACAACTTTCCTAGCGAAAGCTAACGAAGTAGAAAGAAAATGGTATGTTGTCGACGCTGAAGGGAAAACCCTTGGTAGATTAGCTAGTGAAGTAGCTACAATCTTAAGGGGTAAACATAAAGCAATTTATACACCAAACGTAGATACCGGTGACCATGTAATCATTATCAATGCTGAAAAGGCTGTATTAACTGGTAACAAATTAAAAAATAAAATCCATTACAGACACTCAAATTATCCTGGTGGATTAAAAGCAACAACTTACGAAGTGTTAATGAAAGAAAAGCCTGAAAGAGCTCTTTATCTAGCAGTTAAAGGTATGCTACCACATAACAAATTAGGTAGAAAAATGCTTAAAAAGCTCCGTGTTTACAGAGGTCCACACCACAACCACGAAGCACAACAGCCTCAAATGTGGCAACCAAGAGGATTCTAA
- the rplQ gene encoding 50S ribosomal protein L17, producing MVLRKFGRTTNQRKALLRSLTTSLLKEGRIETTEAKAKAIRPIVEKMITLGKRGDLHARRQALAYILEESVVTKLFNEIAPKYADRNGGYTRILKTGPRRGDGAPQAIIELV from the coding sequence ATGGTTTTACGTAAATTTGGACGTACCACAAACCAAAGAAAAGCATTGCTTAGAAGTCTTACTACTTCCTTACTAAAAGAAGGTAGAATAGAAACAACTGAAGCTAAAGCAAAAGCTATCCGTCCAATCGTTGAAAAAATGATAACCCTTGGAAAAAGGGGAGATCTTCACGCCCGCAGACAAGCATTAGCATATATCCTAGAAGAATCTGTGGTAACTAAGCTATTTAATGAAATCGCTCCTAAATATGCTGACAGAAATGGTGGTTACACCAGAATACTAAAAACTGGTCCAAGAAGAGGGGATGGAGCACCTCAGGCCATCATTGAATTAGTTTAA